From the genome of Hymenobacter cellulosilyticus, one region includes:
- a CDS encoding rhomboid family intramembrane serine protease has product MLTLDAPIVLLVLTAGISIYAWSNQDFMESWILNPLRMRQHGEWYRLLTSGFLHADWMHLIFNMIAFYSFGQMVQNILVANSGTSVGLLQFLGLYLGGIIISDLPTYFRHSTDPSYRSLGASGGVAAVIFASILFNPVGAEGEGIRIFPIPIPIKPFIFGFLYLGYSYYMGRRRGDNINHDAHFYGALYGIILTLVFVPEVGPHFWSEIQRFVF; this is encoded by the coding sequence ATGCTTACTCTCGATGCTCCCATCGTGCTGCTTGTACTCACGGCTGGCATCTCCATCTACGCCTGGTCCAATCAGGATTTTATGGAAAGCTGGATTCTGAATCCGCTGCGTATGCGCCAGCACGGCGAGTGGTACCGCCTGCTTACGTCCGGCTTTCTGCACGCCGACTGGATGCACCTTATCTTCAACATGATTGCCTTCTACTCGTTTGGGCAGATGGTGCAGAACATTCTGGTTGCCAACAGCGGCACCAGCGTGGGCCTGCTGCAGTTTCTGGGGCTCTATCTCGGCGGCATTATCATCTCTGATTTGCCCACCTATTTTCGCCATAGCACCGATCCTTCTTACCGCAGCCTCGGCGCCTCGGGCGGGGTAGCGGCCGTCATTTTCGCCAGCATCCTCTTCAATCCCGTGGGCGCGGAAGGCGAGGGCATACGCATCTTTCCCATCCCTATTCCCATCAAGCCCTTCATCTTCGGTTTTCTCTACCTAGGCTATTCCTACTACATGGGCCGGCGCCGAGGCGACAACATCAACCACGACGCGCACTTCTACGGTGCGCTCTACGGTATTATCCTCACCCTCGTCTTTGTTCCTGAGGTAGGGCCGCACTTTTGGAGTGAAATCCAACGGTTTGTATTTTAA
- a CDS encoding PLD nuclease N-terminal domain-containing protein, translating into MNKIAALANRLPVTAFLLALSTSLMTACSGRRSDGSLTIFGVAYLILAVLAVVSLIKQDWSIGKKIVWGLIIWFFPFGGSIIYFLFSGRK; encoded by the coding sequence ATGAATAAGATTGCTGCTCTCGCCAACCGTTTGCCGGTTACTGCCTTTCTGCTTGCCCTCTCCACTTCGCTGATGACGGCCTGTTCCGGAAGAAGATCCGACGGTTCGCTAACCATCTTCGGGGTTGCTTACCTCATCCTCGCCGTGTTGGCTGTAGTAAGCTTGATTAAGCAAGACTGGTCCATCGGTAAGAAGATTGTTTGGGGCCTCATCATTTGGTTCTTCCCCTTCGGTGGCTCTATCATCTACTTCCTCTTCTCGGGGCGCAAGTAG
- a CDS encoding DUF2939 domain-containing protein: MKKIVLLLFLAVLGVGGYLYYRSLTTGPEYSLMQAAKATQNHDMAAFERYVDVSSVTGSLVDQVTSQSSALGLLNPGSFAFKGALRLLKPQLSKAAHKEIENYVQSGSLEAAAAAQPDRLVKVSLAGLASKVVSTDSQFKDIKYVNEQGENALVGIEITQPKYDTTMVIEVKMQDKGDYWQVKEITNTGELLKHVARLEKDRLLKR, encoded by the coding sequence ATGAAAAAGATCGTTCTGTTGCTGTTCCTCGCAGTGTTGGGTGTGGGTGGTTATCTGTATTACCGCAGCCTGACCACGGGGCCCGAGTACTCGTTGATGCAGGCCGCCAAAGCCACCCAGAACCATGATATGGCTGCTTTTGAGCGCTACGTGGACGTGAGTAGTGTGACGGGCAGTCTAGTGGACCAAGTAACAAGCCAGAGCTCGGCACTGGGCCTGCTGAACCCAGGCTCCTTCGCTTTCAAAGGAGCTCTGCGGCTGCTGAAGCCCCAGCTATCGAAAGCCGCGCATAAGGAGATAGAGAACTACGTGCAATCGGGCTCGCTGGAAGCGGCCGCCGCGGCTCAGCCCGACCGCCTGGTAAAGGTTTCGCTGGCGGGATTGGCAAGCAAAGTAGTGAGCACCGATAGCCAGTTTAAGGACATCAAGTACGTGAACGAGCAGGGTGAAAATGCGCTGGTAGGCATCGAGATTACTCAGCCCAAGTACGACACCACGATGGTCATTGAGGTGAAGATGCAGGACAAGGGCGACTACTGGCAAGTGAAGGAAATCACCAATACCGGCGAGCTTCTGAAGCACGTAGCCCGACTGGAGAAAGACCGACTGCTGAAGCGGTAA
- a CDS encoding glycerophosphodiester phosphodiesterase family protein: MNGSALFTGRSLPEVHGHRGCRGLLPENTLPAFAYATALGVDVLELDVVISADKQVVVSHEPWFSAAICRLPSGEPIDPAQELQHNLYQLTYSQIRQYDCGLIRHPSFLEQQSVPAYKPLLREVIQQTEAQVSALPRQPMRYSIELKAEPAGDDIFHPQPDEFVALVLAVLGEERVLERVTLLSFDKRILQWARQLVPALSLCLLVEDEQPLAEHLTELGFVPSVFGPNYSLLTPGLLREVQSHRMRLVPWTVNDESAMRQLVKLGVHGITTDYPDRLLRVFREEYTD; encoded by the coding sequence ATGAATGGTTCTGCTCTCTTTACCGGTCGGTCTCTCCCTGAAGTTCACGGGCATCGGGGTTGCCGGGGTTTGTTGCCCGAGAATACGCTGCCTGCTTTTGCCTACGCCACCGCTTTGGGTGTGGATGTGTTGGAACTGGATGTGGTTATTTCTGCCGACAAGCAAGTGGTTGTTTCGCATGAGCCCTGGTTTTCGGCAGCCATCTGCCGCCTACCCTCCGGGGAGCCAATTGATCCTGCCCAGGAGCTACAGCACAACCTTTACCAACTTACCTACTCTCAAATCCGGCAGTACGACTGTGGCCTGATTCGGCATCCTAGCTTTCTGGAGCAACAGTCTGTGCCAGCATATAAGCCTCTTCTGCGGGAGGTGATTCAGCAGACAGAAGCTCAGGTTTCCGCTCTTCCTAGGCAGCCTATGCGGTATAGCATTGAGCTAAAAGCAGAGCCAGCCGGCGACGATATATTCCATCCGCAACCCGATGAATTTGTGGCGTTGGTCCTTGCCGTGCTAGGAGAGGAGCGGGTGCTGGAGCGTGTCACGCTACTCTCGTTTGACAAGCGAATTCTGCAATGGGCCCGCCAGCTTGTACCCGCCCTTTCCTTGTGCTTACTGGTCGAAGACGAACAACCTTTGGCTGAGCACCTCACCGAATTAGGGTTTGTGCCATCGGTCTTCGGCCCTAATTATTCCCTGCTTACTCCCGGCCTGCTGCGCGAAGTACAGTCTCATAGAATGCGCCTCGTGCCCTGGACAGTGAACGATGAATCAGCCATGCGGCAGCTGGTCAAGCTCGGCGTTCATGGCATCACCACAGATTATCCTGACCGGCTTCTTAGGGTGTTTCGGGAAGAGTACACTGACTAG
- a CDS encoding helix-turn-helix domain-containing protein — translation MPHQGEILQEAIKNSGISITRIVEELGITRPTIYRKFKEDSLDYAFVKRVGEIIGHDFSDDFTALQQTVLPFTATSVTQSSPVSVTPRSNVLQTPDSDPVKQLMALQTKYIALLEAYNELLMKVYGPK, via the coding sequence ATGCCGCATCAAGGCGAAATCCTTCAGGAAGCTATTAAAAACAGTGGTATTTCCATCACTCGCATCGTGGAGGAGCTTGGCATCACCCGTCCTACTATCTATCGTAAATTCAAAGAGGATAGTTTGGATTACGCATTTGTAAAGCGAGTTGGGGAAATCATCGGACATGATTTTTCGGACGATTTTACTGCTTTACAACAAACTGTATTACCGTTTACTGCTACATCTGTAACACAGTCTTCGCCTGTTTCTGTAACACCCCGTTCAAATGTGTTACAAACTCCTGATTCCGATCCTGTAAAGCAGCTTATGGCGTTACAAACTAAGTATATAGCGCTCCTAGAAGCCTATAATGAGTTGCTTATGAAGGTGTACGGCCCTAAATGA
- a CDS encoding acyl-CoA thioesterase yields MLNTHLPEFRPVSYSRVTLTELMIPSYANFGGKIHGGILLSLMDKVAYAAASKHAGNYCVTVSVDGVNFLQPVEVGELVSLLASVNYVGRTSLLVGIKVIAEDVRSGSVKHTNTSYFTMVAKDDSGRPTAVPGLTLETPEDSRRFLEAIKRREFRERNKAEFDNALSALAVHQEMYLLQQERCQIVY; encoded by the coding sequence ATGCTAAATACGCACTTGCCTGAGTTTCGCCCAGTCTCCTACTCGCGCGTCACCCTCACCGAATTAATGATTCCTTCTTATGCCAATTTCGGGGGCAAAATTCACGGTGGCATCCTACTCTCGCTAATGGATAAAGTAGCATATGCCGCGGCCTCCAAACATGCCGGCAACTACTGCGTCACCGTCAGTGTCGACGGAGTTAATTTTCTGCAGCCGGTTGAGGTTGGCGAGCTGGTATCACTGCTGGCCTCGGTTAACTACGTCGGTCGGACCTCCCTGTTGGTTGGCATCAAGGTCATTGCTGAGGACGTCCGCAGTGGGTCCGTCAAGCATACCAACACCTCCTATTTCACGATGGTCGCCAAGGATGATTCGGGACGCCCTACTGCGGTTCCTGGACTTACCCTTGAAACACCAGAAGACAGTCGGCGCTTTTTGGAGGCCATCAAAAGGCGCGAGTTCCGGGAGCGTAATAAGGCTGAGTTTGACAACGCCTTGTCGGCACTGGCCGTGCACCAGGAGATGTATCTGCTCCAGCAGGAGCGCTGTCAAATTGTGTATTAA
- a CDS encoding DUF721 domain-containing protein, protein MKKYNSPENSRKADVLTLKEGITALLKAYRIQGKLNETVVVSSWERIMGKAVALKTQEVYISQGKLFVRLSSAPLKHELVMAKTRVLDLINAEVGEQVIKEVVFL, encoded by the coding sequence TTGAAAAAGTATAACTCGCCCGAAAATTCCCGCAAAGCCGATGTACTTACTCTAAAGGAGGGTATCACTGCTTTGCTTAAGGCCTATCGTATCCAAGGCAAGCTCAATGAAACGGTAGTGGTTTCTAGCTGGGAGCGAATCATGGGCAAGGCTGTGGCCCTCAAAACGCAGGAGGTATACATCAGCCAAGGAAAGCTTTTCGTCCGCCTCAGCTCTGCTCCTTTAAAGCATGAGTTGGTGATGGCCAAAACCCGGGTTCTCGACCTGATCAATGCTGAGGTTGGGGAGCAGGTTATTAAAGAGGTTGTTTTCTTATAA
- the recF gene encoding DNA replication/repair protein RecF (All proteins in this family for which functions are known are DNA-binding proteins that assist the filamentation of RecA onto DNA for the initiation of recombination or recombinational repair.), translating into MILETLHLLFFKNYDEATLQLSPHINCFIGDNGSGKTNLLDAIHYLALTKSAFTSSDAQSIKQGEEFFVVKGRFCTPPDDVRETIQCSLRAGQKKAVTHNKQAYDRISDHIGRFPVVLISPYDTDLIRQGSEERRRYFDSLISQLNHEYLELLIQYNHILRQRNALLKQAADRQGYDRDYLLVIDEQLAPVGTQLVELRQQFLADFTPIFQRHYQQLADSREEVTLDYKSQLPDADFLHLLRTFERKDLALQRTTVGPHKDDFVFLMDGVSVKNYGSQGQQKSYAIALKLAQFEIAATRKQHKPILLLDDIFDRLDEKRITRLLQLVADQTFGQVFLTDTHLERTDRALANLSEQISRFRVESGHVTAL; encoded by the coding sequence ATGATTCTTGAAACTCTACATCTGCTGTTCTTCAAAAACTACGATGAGGCGACGCTTCAGCTCTCGCCCCATATCAACTGTTTTATAGGAGATAACGGCAGTGGGAAGACCAATCTGCTCGATGCCATCCATTACCTGGCCTTGACCAAAAGTGCTTTTACCAGCTCCGATGCCCAGAGCATAAAACAGGGCGAGGAATTCTTCGTGGTAAAAGGCCGGTTCTGCACTCCGCCCGACGACGTGCGAGAAACCATTCAGTGCAGCCTCAGGGCCGGGCAGAAGAAAGCGGTGACCCACAACAAGCAAGCCTACGACCGTATCTCCGATCATATCGGGCGCTTCCCGGTGGTGCTTATTTCACCCTACGATACCGACCTGATCCGGCAGGGTAGCGAGGAGCGCCGCCGTTATTTCGACAGCCTGATTTCTCAGCTCAACCACGAGTATCTTGAACTACTCATCCAATATAACCACATCCTGCGCCAGCGCAATGCCTTACTCAAGCAAGCCGCCGACCGCCAGGGTTACGACCGCGACTACCTTCTGGTCATAGATGAGCAGCTAGCTCCGGTGGGCACTCAGCTGGTAGAGTTACGCCAGCAGTTCCTGGCCGACTTCACGCCTATCTTCCAGCGGCACTACCAGCAGCTTGCCGACAGCCGGGAGGAAGTTACCCTAGACTATAAGAGTCAGCTGCCCGATGCTGACTTTCTGCACTTGCTACGCACCTTCGAGCGCAAAGACTTGGCCCTGCAGCGCACTACCGTGGGCCCGCATAAAGACGACTTCGTATTCCTGATGGATGGTGTCTCCGTGAAAAACTATGGCTCCCAGGGTCAGCAGAAGTCTTATGCCATTGCGCTGAAGTTGGCCCAGTTCGAAATAGCGGCTACCCGCAAGCAGCATAAGCCCATCCTGCTTCTCGACGACATTTTCGACCGGTTAGATGAGAAGCGCATCACCCGCCTGCTTCAGCTTGTGGCAGATCAAACCTTTGGGCAGGTCTTTCTAACCGATACCCACCTGGAGCGCACCGACCGGGCCCTGGCTAACCTGTCAGAACAGATCAGTCGGTTCCGAGTAGAAAGTGGCCACGTCACGGCCCTTTAG
- a CDS encoding tetratricopeptide repeat protein: MSKIPYTRNSPQNRPQQTQVPADPNQPIEGDLVPEHPLLEDPDALAERLANSEDFLRRNKNVLLGLLAVVILAVAGGFGYYMWRSSQDTKAQAAMFQAVNYWEADSLNKAMKGDGQYDGLEAIASEYSGTKAGNLANFYAGAAALKQGKFQAAIDYLEDFSSDDLLVQARAYALLGDANLELNKYKEAADLYNKAANYNANEYFSPGYLMKEATARELAKDYEGAIKAYDKILTDYQNAQEAGEARQFKARLEGLAGK; the protein is encoded by the coding sequence ATGTCTAAGATTCCCTACACGCGCAATAGCCCGCAGAACCGTCCGCAGCAGACTCAGGTCCCGGCGGACCCCAATCAGCCTATCGAAGGTGATTTGGTACCCGAGCATCCCCTGCTCGAAGACCCGGACGCTTTGGCTGAGCGGCTGGCTAACTCGGAGGACTTTCTGCGTCGCAACAAGAACGTGCTGCTGGGTCTGCTGGCCGTAGTGATACTGGCTGTGGCAGGCGGTTTTGGCTATTACATGTGGCGCTCATCGCAGGACACCAAGGCTCAGGCAGCTATGTTCCAGGCGGTGAACTATTGGGAGGCCGACTCACTGAACAAGGCCATGAAGGGCGACGGTCAGTACGATGGTCTGGAAGCCATAGCCTCGGAGTACAGCGGCACCAAGGCTGGTAACCTAGCCAACTTCTATGCTGGCGCTGCTGCCCTGAAGCAAGGCAAGTTCCAAGCTGCTATTGACTACCTAGAGGACTTCAGCTCCGACGACCTATTGGTACAGGCCCGGGCTTATGCGCTGCTCGGCGATGCTAACTTGGAACTCAACAAGTACAAGGAAGCTGCCGACCTGTACAACAAGGCTGCCAACTATAACGCCAACGAGTACTTCTCGCCCGGCTACCTGATGAAGGAAGCCACGGCCCGGGAATTGGCTAAGGACTACGAAGGCGCTATCAAGGCGTACGACAAAATCCTGACCGATTACCAGAATGCCCAGGAAGCAGGCGAAGCCAGACAGTTCAAGGCTCGCCTCGAAGGCCTGGCTGGCAAGTAG
- a CDS encoding TraR/DksA family transcriptional regulator, giving the protein MSEENLRYSREELAEFAEIIQDKLTAARKEVAFIKETLSRKNDSGTDNTASSAKVLEDGADTAEKESMNQLASRQMKFIQQLENALVRIKNGTYGVCIGTGKLIPKERLRAVPHTQHSIEAKMARRD; this is encoded by the coding sequence ATGAGTGAAGAAAACCTACGCTATTCCAGGGAAGAACTGGCTGAGTTTGCGGAAATTATCCAAGATAAACTCACGGCAGCCCGCAAGGAAGTAGCATTCATTAAAGAAACCCTGAGCCGCAAAAACGACTCGGGCACCGACAACACCGCTTCTTCGGCCAAAGTGCTGGAAGACGGCGCTGACACGGCTGAAAAGGAAAGCATGAACCAGTTGGCCTCGCGCCAGATGAAGTTCATTCAGCAGCTCGAAAACGCCTTGGTACGCATCAAGAATGGTACTTATGGCGTGTGCATCGGCACGGGCAAGCTGATTCCCAAAGAGCGTCTGCGTGCAGTTCCTCACACCCAGCACTCCATCGAAGCCAAAATGGCGCGTCGCGACTAG
- a CDS encoding pseudouridine synthase: MQPYNPKANWPGQPYRQEGKPAVPRGGSGERNRKFNKVNPFAQPKPSMPEPPVDFRHEERDGDTGPNRAIRPARPFDFRQVPEGFNREEKPRTDRREEGQRPERREGGFGRDRDDRRSAPDRRDAGFGNRSFGERPSFGNKPYGDKGATRGEKPRAFGDKPAYGDKREARPYGDRPERTERPVRPAYENRADKPKRGEVAGEAPEYKNLRHYEEDKTRGNKRRRDEDDSQADTTRLNRYIANAGICSRREADSLIAAGEIKVNGEVVTEMGYQVQPTDTVQYGKTNLKREKHVYVLLNKPKDYLTTTDDPEGRRTVMELVASASKERIFPVGRLDRNTTGLLLFTNDGEVAQKLSHPSHKNKKIYQVELNNPLTEEHLKQIAAGLELEDGKAEVDDVAVVAGNPHFVGIELHLGRNRIVRRIFEHLGYEVVTLDRVQYAGLTKKDLPRGKWRFLSEKEVIRLKYFL; this comes from the coding sequence GTGCAGCCGTATAATCCCAAGGCTAACTGGCCCGGCCAGCCTTACCGCCAGGAAGGTAAACCCGCTGTACCCCGCGGTGGCAGCGGCGAGCGGAACCGCAAATTCAATAAAGTAAACCCCTTCGCCCAGCCCAAGCCCAGCATGCCCGAGCCGCCGGTGGATTTCCGCCATGAGGAGCGTGACGGCGACACGGGTCCGAACCGGGCTATTCGTCCGGCTCGTCCCTTTGACTTCCGTCAGGTACCCGAAGGCTTCAACCGCGAGGAGAAGCCGCGCACGGACCGCCGTGAAGAAGGCCAGCGCCCCGAGCGTCGGGAAGGTGGTTTCGGCCGCGACCGGGACGACCGCCGCAGCGCGCCCGACCGCCGCGACGCTGGTTTCGGCAACCGCAGCTTTGGCGAGCGGCCCAGCTTTGGCAATAAGCCTTACGGCGACAAAGGAGCAACACGAGGTGAAAAGCCCCGCGCGTTTGGCGACAAGCCGGCATACGGCGACAAGCGTGAAGCACGGCCGTATGGTGACCGTCCGGAGCGCACCGAGCGGCCGGTACGTCCAGCGTACGAGAACCGCGCGGACAAGCCCAAGCGGGGAGAGGTAGCCGGCGAAGCGCCCGAATACAAAAACCTGCGTCATTACGAGGAAGACAAGACGCGCGGCAACAAGCGCCGCCGCGACGAGGATGACTCTCAGGCCGACACGACCCGCCTGAACCGCTACATTGCCAACGCCGGTATCTGCTCCCGCCGGGAGGCCGATTCGCTGATTGCCGCTGGTGAAATCAAGGTGAACGGCGAGGTGGTGACCGAAATGGGTTACCAGGTACAGCCCACCGACACAGTGCAGTATGGCAAGACCAACCTGAAGCGCGAGAAGCACGTGTACGTGTTGCTCAACAAGCCCAAGGACTACCTGACGACCACCGACGACCCCGAAGGCCGTCGTACGGTAATGGAGCTGGTGGCTTCGGCATCAAAGGAGCGTATCTTCCCGGTGGGCCGCCTCGACCGGAACACAACGGGCCTGCTGCTCTTCACCAACGATGGAGAAGTGGCGCAGAAACTTTCGCACCCCTCGCACAAGAACAAGAAGATTTACCAGGTTGAGCTGAACAACCCCCTGACCGAGGAGCATCTCAAGCAGATTGCTGCGGGCCTGGAGCTGGAAGATGGCAAAGCCGAAGTAGATGATGTAGCCGTGGTGGCCGGCAACCCGCACTTCGTGGGTATCGAGCTGCACCTGGGCCGCAACCGGATTGTGCGTCGCATCTTTGAGCACCTGGGCTACGAGGTAGTAACCCTGGACCGGGTACAGTACGCGGGCCTGACCAAAAAAGACCTGCCCCGTGGCAAATGGCGCTTTTTGAGCGAGAAAGAAGTTATCCGCTTGAAGTATTTCCTCTAA
- a CDS encoding type III pantothenate kinase encodes MRTLALDIGNTAVKYGCFVGDELLETGVVESVGAVSGLLQRLQPEHVISSSVAEHTAHWVPQWQQQISGLVLEFLPATTLLPIRNGYATPQTLGADRLAAAVGAAWFWPHRSTLIIDAGTAIKCDWVEGGHTFRGGSIAPGLRLRFQALHTFTGRLPLVEPPTDTLATMALTGDDTESAIRSGVLNGAVAEVNGFIEAYQAQNPDLQIVLAGGDAGFFQPRLKGRIFVIPELVLIGLHRILVHNVEN; translated from the coding sequence ATGCGTACCCTGGCCCTCGATATTGGCAACACCGCCGTGAAATACGGCTGCTTCGTGGGCGACGAACTACTCGAAACCGGCGTGGTGGAGTCGGTGGGGGCGGTGAGCGGCTTGCTGCAGCGCCTGCAGCCTGAGCACGTCATCAGCAGCTCGGTGGCCGAGCATACGGCCCACTGGGTGCCGCAGTGGCAGCAGCAGATTTCGGGCCTAGTACTGGAATTTCTGCCGGCTACCACGCTGTTACCGATTCGCAACGGATACGCGACGCCCCAGACCCTGGGAGCCGACCGACTCGCGGCAGCGGTAGGAGCCGCCTGGTTCTGGCCGCACCGCAGCACGCTCATTATCGATGCCGGTACGGCCATCAAGTGCGACTGGGTGGAAGGCGGCCACACGTTCCGGGGCGGGAGTATTGCGCCAGGGCTACGGCTTCGGTTTCAGGCTCTGCACACGTTTACCGGCCGTTTGCCGTTGGTAGAGCCACCAACCGACACCCTGGCTACCATGGCCCTGACCGGTGACGATACGGAGTCGGCTATCCGGAGCGGGGTGCTGAATGGGGCTGTGGCCGAAGTAAATGGATTTATTGAAGCATATCAGGCTCAGAATCCTGATCTGCAGATCGTATTAGCCGGAGGCGACGCTGGCTTTTTTCAACCACGGCTGAAAGGCCGTATCTTTGTCATTCCGGAGCTCGTGCTCATTGGGCTTCACCGAATACTGGTGCATAATGTTGAAAACTAA
- the lptC gene encoding LPS export ABC transporter periplasmic protein LptC, whose product MKVTFYSSDGQTVVNTLEGKYAKYDKAKNLYVVRGDVRVANQEKKQKMNTEELFYDRVKAIIYTKPETDVRVETLTEVLTGNGLTANQDFSLYSILNPTGIFTLSEAPPAKAK is encoded by the coding sequence GTGAAGGTGACTTTCTATAGCTCCGACGGGCAGACGGTGGTCAACACACTGGAAGGCAAGTACGCCAAGTACGACAAGGCCAAAAACCTCTACGTAGTGCGCGGCGACGTGCGCGTGGCCAACCAGGAGAAGAAGCAAAAGATGAACACCGAGGAACTGTTCTACGATCGGGTAAAAGCCATTATCTACACCAAACCCGAAACCGACGTACGGGTCGAGACCCTGACGGAGGTATTGACGGGCAATGGCTTGACGGCCAACCAGGACTTTTCGCTCTATAGCATTCTGAACCCTACGGGCATTTTCACCCTGAGCGAGGCACCGCCGGCCAAAGCAAAATAA